The proteins below are encoded in one region of Mycteria americana isolate JAX WOST 10 ecotype Jacksonville Zoo and Gardens chromosome 22, USCA_MyAme_1.0, whole genome shotgun sequence:
- the LOC142419711 gene encoding amine oxidase [copper-containing] 3-like isoform X7, translating to MVGGLVPPGRRWLCCTLGTSQTPTSPSMWWVRCQRRRITGTSRCRSTGGSCRTTADRCWANVSGFFVHPVGLEVLVDHSSLDISRWAVSRVFYNGQYYRDMVQLESAYVQGRISVEKVRKAPRDGDFSSMKPRAPWAALFPLQYEPQGPRYSIRNNHVLFQAWSFAFGMSVNTGLRLFDIRHKGERVAYEISIQEALSVYGSNCPGGMSTRYMDGSFGIGRYASPLVRGVDCPYSATYVDTHSLSETLSPSKRKASLCIFEQNLGSPLRRHYSNLQSLYYGGLVNSALVVRSIATVGNHDYVWDFIFYQNGAIEGKVQATGYASSSFLHGDGLRYGNRVWEHTLGTIRTHSVNYKVDLDVGGVKNSLVAHDMAFEMVRAPWSPEQQIERPRLTKKVLDTEDQAAFRLQSKMPRYIYFAANSKNKWGHQRGYRIQITSFAGDHVPEASSMEKAISWARYHLAVTRRKEEEPTSTSIYNQNDPWTPTVTFANFINNETITNEDLVAWITTGFLHIPHSEDIPNTVTVGNAVGFLLRPYNYYDLDPSIYSHDGVFFTSEQDFTACEINPIACLPKTASCLPNLPPFTYDGFQNMSRL from the exons ATGGTGGGGGGGCTCGTCCCCCCCGGGAGGCGCTGGCTGTGCTGTACTTTGGGAACCAGCCAGACCCCAACGTCACCGAGTATGTGGTGGGTCCGCTGCCAACGCCGGCGTATCACCGGGACATCACGGTGCAGAAGTACGGGGGGAAGCTGCCGTACCACCGCAGACCGATGCTGGGCA AACGTGAGTGGGTTCTTTGTGCACCCggtggggctggaggtgctggtggACCACAGCAGCCTGGACATCTCCCGGTGGGCAGTGAGCAGGGTCTTCTACAACGGGCAGTACTACAGGGACATGGTTCAGCTGGAGAGCGCCTACGTGCAGGGTCGCATCAGCGTGGAGAAGGTGAGGAAAGCGCCGCGCGATGGGGACTTCTCGTCCATGAAGCCCCGAGCGCCTTGGGCCGCGCTGTTCCCTTTGCAGTACGAGCCCCAGGGTCCCCGCTACAGCATCAGGAACAACCACGTCCTCTTCCAGGCCTGGAGCTTTGCCTTTGGGATGAGCGTGAACACGGGCCTGCGCCTGTTTGACATCCGACACAAGGGGGAGAGGGTTGCCTATGAAATCAGCATCCAAGAGGCGTTGTCAGTGTACGGCTCCAACTGCCCTGGAGGGATGTCAACGAGGTACATGGACGGGAGCTTCGGCATTGGGCGCTACGCCTCCCCCTTAGTGCGAGGGGTCGACTGCCCGTACTCGGCCACCTATGTCGACACACACTCTCTGTCTGAGACCCTGAGCCCCAGCAAGAGAAAGGCTTCCCTCTGCATTTTTGAGCAGAACCTGGGCTCCCCCCTGAGGCGCCACTACTCCAACTTGCAGTCGCTCTACTACGGGGGGCTGGTCAACTCTGCTCTGGTCGTTCGGTCCATTGCGACCGTGGGCAACCATGACTATGTGTGGGACTTTATCTTCTATCAGAACGGGGCCATCGAAGGCAAGGTCCAGGCCACGGGGTACGCGAGCTCATCCTTTCTCCACGGGGATGGTCTGAGATACGGCAATAGGGTTTGGGAGCACACGCTGGGTACGATACGCACCCATTCCGTCAACTATAAAGTGGACTTGGACGTGGGAG GGGTGAAAAACTCCCTGGTGGCCCACGACATGGCGTTTGAGATGGTGCGGGCTCCCTGGAGCCCAGAGCAGCAGATAGAGCGGCCGCGCCTCACCAAGAAAGTCCTGGACACGGAGGACCAGGCTGCCTTCCGGCTCCAGTCGAAGATGCCCAGATACATCTACTTCGCTGCCAACAGCAAAAACAAGTGGGGCCACCAGCGTGGTTACAGGATCCAGATCACCAGTTTTGCGGGGGACCACGTCCCCGAAGCCAGCTCCATGGAGAAGGCCATCAGCTGGGCAAG GTACCACCTGGCCGTTACCAGGCGGAAGGAGGAGgagcccaccagcaccagcaTCTACAACCAGAACGACCCCTGGACGCCCACCGTCACCTTCGCCAACTTCATCAACAACGAGACCATCACCAACGAG GACCTGGTTGCCTGGATAACCACTGGTTTCCTTCACATCCCGCACTCTGAGGATATTCCCAACACTGTGACGGTGGGAAACGCGGTTGGCTTTCTCCTGAGACCCTACAACTACTATGACCTGGACCCCTCCATATACTCACACGATGGCGTGTTTTTCACCAGCGAGCAGGACTTCACGGCGTGTGAAATCAACCCTATTGCGTGCCTGCCCAAAACTGCCTCTTGTTTGCCAAACTTGCCCCCGTTCACCTATGATGGTTTCCAAAATATGAGCAGGCTTTAA